Genomic DNA from Hordeum vulgare subsp. vulgare chromosome 2H, MorexV3_pseudomolecules_assembly, whole genome shotgun sequence:
GGGCACCGCAGTGGTGAGAGCACCGGATTCCTCGGTCGGGGGCGGCGGTTCCAGATCGGGAACCAGAGCGTACCCCGGCGGCATAAAGTGCTCGGGGTCCTCGTTGCTTGGGAGTCGGTGAGGGGAGGTTCAGGTAGCCTTCCGGCGCGTCGACGACCTCCGGTTCCGGCGGCGGAGTGACTGCAACAGGAGGGCACGACATGTACCCATGAATTGGGCAGAAGAACGCGCCGTCGCGGACAGGGCAAGGCCCATACCCGTGCACCGGGCAGAAGGCGACCCCGACCTCCAAGCCGAAGAACAATCccggtggtggaggtggaggtgccaGTGCAGGGTCGAAGTCGGCCTCTTCACCAAGGAACGGCGCCGCCGGCCCATCGAGGTTCCAGTTCATCGGCGGAACTTGGACTTCTGGATTTGGTGGTGCCGCTGGGGCAGTCTGATTGTTTTCTGCAACAGGTGCAGGAGGATCAAATCCACTGCGAGGCGCAGGGGCCCGTTGCGGTTGCCGTGGTGGCGGCTGTAGCGGTGTTCCCTGTTGAAGAAGCGTCGGTGGCCGCCCAAACCAGAACGGCGACTCCGGCAATGGAAACCGGTACGGCGCTGGAAACCAAAACCACGGGTGTGGCCCCGGTGATGGAGACGGGTCTGGCGACGACGAATCCATCTGGGACGGCGAGTCTGCATCTCCAGGAAGCGAACAAAAGCAGAGGCAAGCGCAGGCAAGATTGATCTCGCCATCTCCTTACCTTCTCTCTGATTACTCCTAGCGGTAGTGCAAtgcgtgctgataacgtgtaaGAAATGAAAAGGAATGAAATGAACTGATACTTTCATTGATCATCAATCTGGGTATTTATACAAGGATTCCCGTCTCTTGAGAATGTCGGTTACAAGTAGAAGGCGCCTGTAGGAGGCGTCGCTACTTTGGAGAGGCGTCTGTTTGAAAAGAGGCGTATGGGGAAGGCGTCCGTGAGAAGGAACGCTTTGGGCACTAAAGATAACTGCCTAAGGCAGTTGTTATCTAATCCTAACAAAAGAGACGTGCGTGGGCGTGCGCTCGTTTTGGTTGCAAAGTGCAGATGTATTTAAATTTGAATATCATTTTATTCGCAGAAGAATATCATTCGCATATCAAAGATTTGAAACGTGAGAAAGGACTGGCATTGTACTACAACGCTTGGTTCGGTCAGTACACTCAGCTTGAACTTCGACGCGTCACACACATTCCAGGGATCCTGCTGCAGCTTCCCAAGAGCCACACGAACCTGCTTCAGCTTCCCGCAAAAAAGGATAAAAACTGCTGCAGATTAACTGTTCTCAACCCCAGTGAAACGACCAGCCCACGCACAGATGCTGCCTCATATTTCAACGAGAGTTGCGATTGCGCAGAAAACTATGCAACGATGAAGAACTTGCCTAAAAAAAGCCATGGACAAAGTGCAAATTATTCGCGAGCAAGGGATGCGATACGCTGCGCACGACACAAAACAGTCACTCAGTTGGTTCACAACAGCGAAGTTCACTCGGTCACATCATGGGTTCCAACGTTCAAAGCTTCACCTGAATTACAAATTCAATACCTTTCGAGGTTCATACTACCATGCCTAATTGAATTAAAGCAGCCGATGCAAACAGACGGTTTAAAATCCAGATGAAGAAGACAACACCGAAAAGAGACGCTAAGATAGACATGTCCCCAAGTACGACGACAATACCGGAAGATTAACATAGAACACCATACGGCAGGCCCTTGCAAACTTGTAACTTAGTGATTAAAACGGCGCATCTCCGAGCTCCAAAACGATCCATCTTCGATCCTCCGGCAGGCGCGGCGAACCTAAGCAGCATCGTCGACGTCGGGGAGGCTGACGAAGACAAGGAGAGCAAGTTAATCACCGCCCAAACTTCGGAAGAAGTGAAGAACAGAGACAGACCAGCACACCACAGGGACTTACTTGGACAGGGCTAggcacagattcatggcaagaagCGCGAAGCACCTGACGGTGGCCCACGCGTACGAGCGCCGGGAAGCCTCCGTCGGCGCCGTAACGGCCAACCACGCCAGGGAACAGCCGGTTGTGGTGCTCACGAGCACGCAGAACATCAGGAACATGTTGCTGCGGAAGAAGGCGCGGAGGCAGGCACGGTCGTCGGACGTCGTGGAGACAGCCGCCGACGTGAGCAGCAGCAGCATGGCCAGCACCGGCACCGCTATCTTGACGATCTTGGCCTGCAGAAAAGCATGGCGTGCACAGTCAGGTGGAGAGATCGAGCGGACGCAAGAACACCTTGGGATAAATAAGTGCAGGGTAACACGAGATCGATGACGAATATGCATGTAGGAGTTTTTTTTTACCTTGTTCTGCTTCGCGCGATCAGCTCCCGCAGCACCCAGCAGATTGCGGCCTTCAAAGTTGAGATAAGAAACAAGAAGATGATCAGATCTTGGTGACATGACAGGGAAATAGCAGAACAAAATATGGCCAAGAAACCACCAAATTGAGCCTTTGCCATGGAAAATCAGAGGGAAGGCCACCAGTTCAAAACAGAAAAGGCCAAGAAACCCCAAATTGAGCCTTTGCCATGGAAAATCAGCGGGAAAGCGGCCAGTTTTGAACTGATCATAAAAGGAGACAAGATTGCTCTACCGTGAGGAAGACGGGGAAAAAGAAACCAAGGAAGAACATTCATCCGGAGATCTTAAGCACAAACTTCCAACAGAATAGTAAGCAGAACGAACCACTAATAGGGAAAACCAAGGACGATTAAGCAAGAGGGACGGATCATAGATGCAAGCATACCATCCATCTCTCTAGCACCTCTCTTTTCCCTGACCGCGGAGAGTTTTGGAGATATTGGCGGGGCTCTAGAGGGAATGGCGATGGAGCTCTCTGAGACGAAACTGCCATGGGGTTCGGGGTCTACTTTATATGCAGCAGCATACGGGTGAGGAGGAGGCACGCGGTAGTGGCTTGGTCTCCACATTGGTCAAGATGGTACATCCATGGACGGGTGGCTGCATTTTCAGTCTGGATGGAGGCAGCACAGCATACGCAGCTTTTTCAGGTTCAGTTTCTTCATTTCAGAGCTCAACTGGCACCTTTTCCTTTTCTCGTTTATTCATTTGAAAAACTTACCACTCAAGCGCAATTCTCTTACTCCATAGCAGTAGCATCGGGACAGTAAAATCGAGTGCTTGTTTTTACCTGGTTTTGCTTTACCAAACCGCACATGACGATCAGCACTTCCTCACAAAGTCACAAGCGACGTGGAAGTCCAGCTGGACTGATACAGCATGACGCCATCAGTTCACTTTAACGTACCACGAAACTGAGACACTAATTTGAAATAGTTTGAACTAGCGATAGGAACGGAAGAGAGTATGTTTGCCTTTGGCGCGAAACCGCGGGTGGAACGGGAAAACACTATGTGATTGTCATTGCGTCAAATTGTCGGGCGCTCGTACAGGGGATTCCCTGCGCGCGAGAATTGGACCGGCGCATTTTACCACAGCGAGGCACATGGGTAGGATTTTTTCGTTCtctcctttcctttttttccatttttacgtttttctgtttctgttcctatttccatttcttttctttcttgttCGTTTTCTTTTccaatatttttgtgtttctgaaaaatttgcaaaaaaaattcaaacacgGGTTTTATAGAAAGCAATTCAATTTTTTAAAAGGTTCATTTTCTTTCAAATAGAATTATGAACTTGAAAAATCTTcagaaatttcaaaaaatgatcaGCATGTCAAAAAATGTTCCGATATTCACATTCCCCTTAACAAAACTAAGAAAATATCCGTGTTTCCAAAAATGGTCGGAAATTTTAGAAATTGTTCACTCTTTTGAAAATTTAAGGATTTaaaattttgtttatttttttgtaaaaaaaatccaaaaatggtTGGAAATTTAAAATCATGTTTagaattttcttcttctttaatgTTCACAGTTTTTAAAAATTTGCTCGAAATTCCAAAATTTGTTTGTATTTTCCAAAATGTATTTTGGGATTTCAAATGTTGTTCACATTTTTTATAAAAAGTT
This window encodes:
- the LOC123425476 gene encoding uncharacterized protein LOC123425476, encoding MWRPSHYRVPPPHPYAAAYKVDPEPHGSFVSESSIAIPSRAPPISPKLSAVREKRGAREMDGRNLLGAAGADRAKQNKAKIVKIAVPVLAMLLLLTSAAVSTTSDDRACLRAFFRSNMFLMFCVLVSTTTGCSLAWLAVTAPTEASRRSYAWATVRCFALLAMNLCLALSNLPDVDDAA